DNA from Kitasatospora herbaricolor:
ACACCTGGATGGACGCCCCGGTCGAGCCCGTCACCCGCGACTACACGATCCGGCACTACCGGCGGGCCGAGCGGGAACTCGACATCGACATGGTCCTGCACGGCACCGGGGTCGGCTCCGGCTGGGCCGCGGCCGCCGAACCGGGCATGCGGCTGGGCGTCTTCGGCCCGCGCGGCTCCGAGGAGATCCCCTTCGTCCACGACTGGTACCTGCTCGCCGCCGAGGAGACCGCGCTGCCCGCGCTCGCCCGCTGGCTGGAGATGCTGCCCGCCGGGGTCAAGGTGCTGGCCTTCGTCGAGGTGTCCGGGCCGCAGGACGAGCAGCAGCTGACCACCGCCACCGACCTGCGGCTCACCTGGCTGCACCGCGGCGACAACCCGTCCGGCACCGGTGACCTGCTCGAACGCGCCATCCGCGCGGCCGAGTTCCCGCCCGGAACCGGCTTCGCCTGGATCGCCGGCGAGGCCAACACGCTCAAGCCGATCCGCCGTCACCTGCGGACCGAGCGCGGCCTGGCCAAGGAGCAGGTCGACGTGGACGGCTACTGGAAGCGCGGGGTCGCCAACCACGACCACCACGAGGACGACCACCACGAGCACGCATGACCGCCGAGATCCTGGCGAAGCCGGCGCCGGCCGTCCCCGGCCCCGCGCCCGCGGCGCCCGGCCGGACCGGGACGGCCCGCCGCCTCGCCTGGCTGTCCGGGGCGCTGCTGCTGCTCGCCGTGCTCACGCTCGCGGGCATCGCCGTCGGCGCCCGCTACATCCCGCCCGGCCAGGTCCTGCACGTCCTGCTGCACCGTGAACCCGCCTCCGAGGACTGGATCGTGGTGCACCACGCGCGGATCCCGCGCACCCTGCTCGGCATCGCGGTGGGCGCCGCGCTCGGCATCGCCGGCGCCATGATGCAGGCGCTCACCCGCAACCCGCTGGCCGACCCCGGCCTGCTCGGCGTCAACGGCGGTGCGGCCGCGGCGGTCGCCGCCGGGACGGCCCTGCTGGACCTGCGCACCTTCGGCTCCTTCGTCTGGTTCGCGCTCGCGGGCGCCGCCGTCGCCGCTTTGGTGGTGCAGATCCTCGGCGGGGGCGGGCGGGCCTCGGCCACCCCGGCCCGGCTCGCGCTGGCCGGCACCGCCGTCACCGCCGTGCTCACCGCCTTCGTCAACGGGCTGATCCTGCTCGACCCGCTGACCCTGAACCGGTTCCGGTTCTGGCAGGTCGGCACGCTGGCCGGGGTGGACTCCGCCGTGCTCGGCCAGGTGCTGCCCTTCCTGGCGGCCGGCGGACTGCTCGCCCTGCTGCTGGGCCGCCCGCTGAACGCCCTCGCGCTCGGCGACGACGCCGGGCACGCGCTCGGCGCCAACCCGACCCGGACCAGGCTGTTCAGCCTGCTCGCCGTCACCCTGCTGTGCGGCGCGGCCACCGCGGCGGTCGGCCCGATCGCCTTCGTCGGCCTCGCCGTGCCGCACCTGGCCCGCCACGTCTGCGGGCCGGACCAGCGCTGGATCATGCTGCTGTCGGCGGTGCTCGCCCCCGTCCTGCTGCTCGGGTCGGACATCATCGGCCGGCTCGCGCTGCACCCGGCCGAACTCCAGGTCGGCGTCGTCACCGCCTTCATCGGCGCCCCGCTCTTCATCGCCCTCGTCCGCGGCCGGAGGATCGCCCAACTGTGAACGGCCCCACCGCGGTCGACCCGTCCGCCACGCTGCCCACGCCGCCCGCCGCCGCTCCCACGGCGGAGCCGCCCGCCGGCCCGGGGCCCGCTCTCGCGCCGGTACCGCTGCGCGCCGTCCGGCTGCCCGCCGGGGGGTCGCTGCGCTGGCACCCGCGGGCCACCCTGGTCGGCGGCCTGCTGGTGCTGGCCCTGCTCGGGGCCGTCATCGGGGCCCTGACCGCCGGCGACTACCCGCTGCCGGTCGCCGACGTCGTCGACGTCCTCACCGGTGGCGGCGCCCGCGCCGACCGGTACGTGGTGATGGAGGTCCGGCTGCCCAGGCTGCTGACCGCCCTGCTGGTGGGCGCCGCGCTCGGCCTGGCCGGCTCGCTCTTCCAGACCCTGGCCCGCAACCCGCTCGGCAGCCCGGACGTGATCGGCTTCACGGTCGGCTCGGCCACCGGCGCGCTGGCCGTCATCCTGGTCATCGGCGGCGGTGCCGCGGCCGTCGCGGGCGGCGCGGTGGCGGGCGGCCTGCTCACCTCGGCGCTGGTGTACCTGCTGGCCCGGCGCGGTGGCACCCAGGGCTACCGGCTCGTCCTGGTCGGCATCGGCGTCAGCTCGCTGCTGGCCTCGCTCAACGCCTACCTGATCGCCCGCGCCTCGTTCAGCGACGCGCAGAGCGCCGCGGTCTGGCTCACCGGCAGCCTCAACGCCCGGGGCTGGGAGCACTGCGGCCCGATGGCCCTCGCGCTGGCCCTGCTGCTGCCCGCGGCGCTGCTGCTCGGCCGGCCGTTGCGGATGCTGGAGATGGGCGACGACGTCGCGTCCTCGCTCGGGGTGCGCACCGAGGGGGTGCGGATCCGGCTGGTGCTGATCGGCGTCGGGCTCACCGCGGCCGCCACCGCCGCCGCCGGGCCGATCCCGTTCGTCGCGCTGATCGCCCCGCAGGCCGTCCGGCGGCTGACCCGGGCCACCGGGCCCAACCTGCTCGGATCGGCGCTGACCGGCGCCCTGCTGCTGGCGCTCAGCGACCTGGCGGCGCAGCGGTTGCTGGCCCCGACCCAGCTGCCGGTGGGGGTGCTCACCGGCGTGGTCGGCGGGTGCTTCCTGATCTGGCTGATCGTCCGCCGGTGGCGGGGCGACCGGGCCTGAGGGCTCCCCGGCGGCCGCCGCCGCACCCGCCCCGCACGAAGGCCCCGCCCCCGGATTCCTCGGGGGCGGGGCCTGCTACGGGCCGGTGGATCGTCAGCCCTCCGCGGCGAGGTTCAGGGTGAAGACCCGGGAGCCGCGGGCCGGGTCCAGTCCGGCCGCCCAGCCGCGCGGGGCCAGCGCCACCGGGATCTCCCGGAAGCC
Protein-coding regions in this window:
- a CDS encoding siderophore-interacting protein gives rise to the protein MNTDTAPPRMRIVRHPLKYRLLEVKRVVRVTPGTVRVTLGGEALEGFCEQAPTDHVKLCFAEPGAELPVEPVVENDTWMDAPVEPVTRDYTIRHYRRAERELDIDMVLHGTGVGSGWAAAAEPGMRLGVFGPRGSEEIPFVHDWYLLAAEETALPALARWLEMLPAGVKVLAFVEVSGPQDEQQLTTATDLRLTWLHRGDNPSGTGDLLERAIRAAEFPPGTGFAWIAGEANTLKPIRRHLRTERGLAKEQVDVDGYWKRGVANHDHHEDDHHEHA
- a CDS encoding FecCD family ABC transporter permease yields the protein MTAEILAKPAPAVPGPAPAAPGRTGTARRLAWLSGALLLLAVLTLAGIAVGARYIPPGQVLHVLLHREPASEDWIVVHHARIPRTLLGIAVGAALGIAGAMMQALTRNPLADPGLLGVNGGAAAAVAAGTALLDLRTFGSFVWFALAGAAVAALVVQILGGGGRASATPARLALAGTAVTAVLTAFVNGLILLDPLTLNRFRFWQVGTLAGVDSAVLGQVLPFLAAGGLLALLLGRPLNALALGDDAGHALGANPTRTRLFSLLAVTLLCGAATAAVGPIAFVGLAVPHLARHVCGPDQRWIMLLSAVLAPVLLLGSDIIGRLALHPAELQVGVVTAFIGAPLFIALVRGRRIAQL
- a CDS encoding FecCD family ABC transporter permease, producing MNGPTAVDPSATLPTPPAAAPTAEPPAGPGPALAPVPLRAVRLPAGGSLRWHPRATLVGGLLVLALLGAVIGALTAGDYPLPVADVVDVLTGGGARADRYVVMEVRLPRLLTALLVGAALGLAGSLFQTLARNPLGSPDVIGFTVGSATGALAVILVIGGGAAAVAGGAVAGGLLTSALVYLLARRGGTQGYRLVLVGIGVSSLLASLNAYLIARASFSDAQSAAVWLTGSLNARGWEHCGPMALALALLLPAALLLGRPLRMLEMGDDVASSLGVRTEGVRIRLVLIGVGLTAAATAAAGPIPFVALIAPQAVRRLTRATGPNLLGSALTGALLLALSDLAAQRLLAPTQLPVGVLTGVVGGCFLIWLIVRRWRGDRA